In a genomic window of Candidatus Kuenenbacteria bacterium HGW-Kuenenbacteria-1:
- a CDS encoding Asp-tRNA(Asn)/Glu-tRNA(Gln) amidotransferase GatCAB subunit C: protein MNLTIQEVEHIAKLARLKLTDQEKKKFAQQLSSVLDYAKQLDEVDTENVKPTNQIIGLKNIYRQDEINEKEKSEKQALLQCAPNTEDGYIKIPSVF, encoded by the coding sequence ATGAACCTAACTATTCAAGAAGTTGAGCATATTGCAAAATTGGCTCGATTAAAATTAACAGACCAAGAAAAAAAGAAATTTGCTCAGCAACTTTCTTCTGTTTTGGATTATGCAAAACAATTAGATGAAGTGGATACAGAAAATGTGAAACCAACCAACCAAATCATTGGTTTAAAAAATATTTACAGACAAGATGAAATAAATGAAAAAGAAAAATCAGAAAAACAAGCATTATTACAATGCGCGCCAAACACAGAAGATGGATATATTAAAATACCGTCAGTGTTTTAA
- a CDS encoding restriction endonuclease subunit S codes for MKKKLIQKIGFSPKENVENIFAKKYNNFIIEVDFNKEQINYGNKIKSESGTTQNFSKEENWVVLECVNRLLEKGYKPEDITLEKRFKVGHGVSGGRVDIFVEKEGKAFLMIECKTFGKEFEKELKNINKDGGQLFTYFQNDTNAEVLMLYTSQLNNEKIEYKNEIIKIEEHYRNAGNVADFYNRWNKITNQNGIFEEWVSTYNFENKSLTKKDLKILKDEDSGFIFNSFLSILRKHSISDKPNAFNKIFNLFLAKILDEQKNDIDELDFQWKEKTDDAIDFQVRLINLHKDGIYAFLQKEIEGISDSDFSAYKTEEERKSKKKKLLIFNNVFAIKEVFDNETFEDNQKVLKEVVELLQQYQIRYPRKQQHLSDFFERLLTTGLKQEAGQFFTPPLITKFIIKSIPLKEYIEKDLDQVISKLPAVIDYAAGSGHFITEIMEAYQDILDKIDIDSLHYPNAKKDAKKWRENPYDWASKYIYGIEKDYRLVKVAKVGCYFYGDGLAQIVYGDGLDNFANSKSFVGLLKENIDDSEKAKFSFVVSNPPYSVSSFKGDLKNLFADKDFTLYKYLTDNSSEIECLFIERTKQLLKEGGIAAVVLPSSILSNTGIYTKAREIILQNFKIIAIAELGSNTFMATGTKTVVLFLRRKNNNIIINLQNSVNNFFDKMQDVTMNGIEKPITKFIKNVWEGINFVDYITLIKKEPNEVICNHEIYKEYKKKIKVKNEKEFWEIVLKKENEKLLYFIIAYNQKVVVVKTGEKDAEKGFLGYEFSNRRGSEGMHPIQRGKTIDECTQLFDTEVFDNPEKASTYIYKAFSGDYDFPISENIAKNISRHNLINMLTFDRVDFEKTILLSAKKKLKIESRWEVKKLSEVAQIDWGNTNLTKSIFKENGRYNVYSATGLDGKTDFFENKEDAIILSAIGARCGRCFYATGKWTAIKNTIVIKNKKNILLRFLFEYINNENYWVKSGTAQPFITVGSAYEQKIPLPPKDIQEKIIDEIKKLEEKEEKNKEEVEKLKNTIPQLIEGKWELVKVGQIANTQYGFTDKATSKGEIRYLRITDLNDNGSINLKNEAKFINPSKETKNQFLLNNNDIVIARSGSVGKSAIYKSNKYEKMIFASYLIRLIIDENKVLPQYLFNFTKTKMYWDQVKANSVIVAQPNLNAEKIKGFKIPLPPLFEQQKVVSKIEKIEEKINELEKELTEIPKQKEEILKKYLEK; via the coding sequence ATGAAGAAAAAATTAATACAAAAAATAGGTTTTTCTCCAAAAGAAAATGTAGAAAATATTTTTGCAAAAAAGTATAATAATTTTATTATTGAAGTTGATTTTAATAAAGAGCAAATTAATTATGGCAATAAAATAAAATCAGAAAGTGGGACAACTCAAAATTTTTCTAAAGAAGAAAATTGGGTGGTTTTGGAATGTGTAAATCGGCTTCTCGAAAAAGGATATAAACCAGAAGATATAACTTTAGAAAAAAGGTTTAAGGTGGGGCATGGAGTAAGCGGTGGCAGAGTGGATATTTTTGTAGAAAAAGAAGGCAAAGCATTTTTAATGATTGAATGTAAAACTTTTGGAAAAGAATTTGAAAAAGAATTAAAAAACATAAACAAAGATGGTGGACAGCTTTTTACTTATTTTCAAAATGATACAAATGCAGAAGTTTTAATGCTATACACTTCTCAATTAAATAATGAAAAAATAGAATATAAAAATGAAATAATAAAAATTGAAGAACATTATAGAAATGCTGGCAATGTCGCAGACTTTTATAATAGATGGAATAAAATTACAAATCAAAATGGAATTTTTGAGGAATGGGTCTCTACATATAATTTTGAAAATAAATCACTTACAAAAAAAGATCTTAAAATTTTAAAAGACGAAGATAGCGGGTTTATTTTTAATAGTTTTCTTTCTATTCTTCGCAAACATTCTATTTCAGATAAACCAAATGCTTTTAATAAAATTTTTAATCTTTTTTTAGCAAAAATTCTTGATGAGCAAAAAAATGATATAGATGAATTAGATTTTCAATGGAAAGAAAAAACAGACGATGCTATTGATTTTCAGGTTAGATTAATTAATTTACACAAAGACGGGATATATGCTTTTTTACAAAAAGAAATAGAAGGTATTAGTGATAGCGATTTTTCTGCATATAAAACAGAAGAAGAACGAAAAAGTAAAAAGAAAAAATTATTAATTTTTAATAATGTTTTTGCGATAAAAGAAGTTTTTGATAATGAAACTTTTGAAGATAATCAAAAAGTATTAAAAGAAGTTGTGGAATTATTACAACAATATCAAATAAGATACCCAAGAAAACAACAACATCTTTCTGATTTTTTTGAAAGATTATTAACTACTGGTTTAAAACAAGAAGCAGGACAATTTTTTACACCTCCGCTAATTACAAAATTTATTATCAAAAGTATTCCGTTAAAAGAATATATTGAAAAAGATTTAGATCAGGTAATTTCAAAATTGCCGGCTGTTATAGATTATGCCGCTGGTAGCGGGCATTTTATTACTGAAATAATGGAGGCATATCAGGATATTTTAGATAAAATAGATATTGATTCTTTACATTATCCAAATGCGAAAAAAGATGCAAAAAAATGGCGAGAGAATCCATATGATTGGGCATCAAAATATATTTATGGAATAGAAAAAGATTATAGATTAGTAAAAGTCGCGAAAGTCGGTTGTTATTTTTATGGCGATGGTTTGGCGCAAATAGTTTATGGCGATGGTTTGGATAATTTTGCAAATTCTAAAAGTTTTGTTGGATTGTTGAAAGAGAATATTGACGATTCTGAAAAAGCAAAATTTTCTTTTGTTGTTTCAAACCCACCTTATTCTGTCTCTTCATTTAAGGGAGATTTAAAAAATTTATTTGCAGACAAAGATTTTACTTTATATAAATATCTTACTGACAATAGTTCAGAAATAGAATGTTTATTTATAGAAAGAACAAAACAACTTTTAAAAGAAGGCGGAATCGCCGCTGTTGTTTTGCCAAGTTCTATTTTAAGTAATACAGGTATTTATACAAAAGCTAGAGAAATTATTTTACAAAATTTTAAAATTATTGCTATTGCAGAATTGGGTAGTAATACTTTTATGGCAACAGGAACAAAAACAGTTGTTTTGTTTTTACGAAGAAAAAATAATAATATAATAATTAATTTACAAAATTCAGTTAATAATTTTTTTGACAAAATGCAAGATGTTACTATGAATGGCATAGAAAAACCAATAACTAAATTTATAAAAAATGTATGGGAAGGAATTAATTTTGTTGATTATATAACTTTAATAAAAAAAGAACCGAATGAAGTTATTTGTAATCATGAAATCTACAAAGAATATAAAAAGAAAATAAAAGTAAAAAATGAAAAAGAATTTTGGGAGATAGTGTTAAAAAAAGAAAATGAAAAACTTTTATATTTTATTATTGCTTATAATCAAAAAGTTGTAGTAGTAAAAACTGGCGAAAAAGATGCTGAAAAAGGATTTTTAGGTTATGAATTTAGTAATCGCAGAGGAAGCGAGGGAATGCATCCAATACAAAGAGGAAAAACAATAGACGAATGCACCCAACTTTTTGATACAGAAGTTTTTGATAATCCAGAAAAAGCTAGCACTTATATTTACAAAGCATTTAGTGGTGATTATGATTTTCCTATTTCTGAAAATATAGCAAAAAATATTTCAAGGCACAATTTAATAAATATGTTGACTTTTGACAGAGTTGATTTTGAAAAAACAATTTTATTAAGTGCAAAAAAAAAGTTAAAAATTGAGAGTAGGTGGGAGGTTAAGAAATTAAGTGAGGTTGCACAAATTGATTGGGGAAATACAAATTTAACAAAATCTATTTTTAAAGAAAATGGACGATATAATGTTTATAGTGCAACAGGGTTAGACGGCAAGACGGATTTTTTTGAAAACAAAGAAGATGCTATTATTTTGTCAGCAATTGGAGCGAGATGTGGAAGATGTTTTTATGCAACAGGTAAATGGACTGCGATAAAGAATACAATTGTAATTAAAAATAAAAAAAATATTCTTTTGAGATTTTTATTTGAGTATATTAATAATGAAAATTATTGGGTGAAATCTGGGACAGCACAACCTTTTATTACAGTGGGAAGCGCTTATGAGCAAAAAATTCCTCTCCCGCCGAAAGATATTCAAGAAAAAATCATTGATGAAATAAAAAAATTAGAAGAAAAAGAAGAAAAAAACAAAGAGGAAGTTGAGAAATTAAAAAATACAATACCACAATTAATTGAAGGTAAGTGGGAGTTGGTTAAGGTTGGACAAATTGCAAATACACAATATGGATTTACAGATAAAGCGACAAGCAAAGGAGAAATTCGCTATTTAAGAATTACTGACTTAAACGATAATGGAAGTATAAATTTAAAGAATGAAGCGAAATTTATTAATCCAAGTAAGGAAACAAAAAATCAATTTCTCTTAAATAATAATGATATTGTAATAGCAAGAAGCGGTAGCGTTGGAAAATCAGCTATTTATAAATCTAATAAATATGAAAAAATGATTTTTGCTTCATATCTTATTAGATTGATTATTGACGAAAATAAAGTTTTACCACAATATTTATTTAATTTTACAAAAACAAAAATGTATTGGGATCAAGTAAAAGCCAATAGTGTTATAGTTGCTCAACCTAACTTGAATGCTGAAAAGATTAAAGGATTTAAAATCCCACTTCCACCACTTTTTGAACAACAAAAAGTTGTTTCAAAAATAGAAAAAATTGAAGAAAAAATAAATGAATTAGAAAAAGAACTTACAGAAATTCCAAAACAAAAAGAAGAAATATTAAAAAAATATCTTGAAAAATAA
- the gatA gene encoding Asp-tRNA(Asn)/Glu-tRNA(Gln) amidotransferase GatCAB subunit A (allows the formation of correctly charged Asn-tRNA(Asn) or Gln-tRNA(Gln) through the transamidation of misacylated Asp-tRNA(Asn) or Glu-tRNA(Gln) in organisms which lack either or both of asparaginyl-tRNA or glutaminyl-tRNA synthetases; reaction takes place in the presence of glutamine and ATP through an activated phospho-Asp-tRNA(Asn) or phospho-Glu-tRNA) translates to MFLNELTIKQCHDGLMKKDFSSVELTRACLHQIKKQDDKIHSFVLITEKEALEQAKKVDDKIAQNETIKILEGIPAGIKDLLCTKGIRTTACSKILENFIPPYDCTVIKKLKENGFVILGKQNCDEFAMGSSTENSAFGSTKNPYDLERTAGGSSGGSAASVVANECIYSIGTDTGGSIRQPAAFCGMVGLKPTYGRVSRFGITAYASSLEQAGPIIKTVEDAAIVLEAIAGNDKLDSTTSFKNVPNYSANLNKDIKGIKIGLPREFFEQGLDLKIKESIYKALKVFENLGAKIEEINLPMTKYAIASYYIIAKAEASANLARYDGIRYGNSNVKSQNLSDVYFETKTNGFGDEVKRSIMMGTYALSSGYYDAYYLKATKIRTLIKQEYIKAFEKYDAIICPVSPILPFKIGEKIENPLAMYLIDAFTVPINLAGVPSLTVPCGKIKIKEKAKEYIVSDGESLPTAFQIIGKHFDEETILRIGNAYEKTQNKIK, encoded by the coding sequence ATGTTTCTAAACGAATTAACAATTAAACAATGTCATGACGGATTGATGAAAAAAGATTTTTCTAGCGTTGAGTTGACTCGGGCTTGTTTACATCAAATTAAAAAACAGGATGACAAAATTCATTCCTTTGTTTTGATTACAGAAAAAGAAGCATTAGAACAAGCAAAAAAAGTGGATGATAAAATTGCTCAAAATGAAACAATCAAAATTTTAGAAGGAATTCCAGCTGGAATAAAAGATTTACTTTGCACAAAAGGAATAAGAACAACAGCTTGCTCAAAAATTTTAGAAAATTTTATTCCTCCATATGATTGCACAGTCATTAAAAAACTTAAAGAAAATGGATTTGTGATATTAGGGAAACAAAATTGTGATGAATTTGCTATGGGTTCAAGCACAGAAAATTCAGCTTTTGGGTCAACAAAAAATCCATATGATTTAGAACGAACTGCCGGCGGATCTTCTGGTGGTTCAGCTGCTTCTGTTGTGGCCAATGAATGTATTTATTCTATTGGTACTGATACTGGCGGTAGTATTCGTCAACCAGCTGCTTTTTGTGGAATGGTTGGATTAAAACCTACTTATGGTCGAGTGAGTCGTTTTGGAATTACTGCTTATGCTTCTTCATTGGAACAGGCTGGTCCTATTATTAAAACAGTTGAGGATGCAGCAATTGTATTGGAAGCTATTGCTGGAAATGATAAATTAGACTCAACTACAAGTTTTAAAAATGTTCCAAATTATAGCGCAAATTTAAACAAAGACATTAAAGGAATAAAAATAGGATTGCCTCGAGAATTTTTTGAGCAAGGATTGGATTTAAAAATTAAGGAATCAATTTACAAAGCATTAAAAGTGTTTGAAAATTTAGGCGCAAAAATAGAAGAAATAAATTTACCAATGACTAAATATGCCATTGCCTCTTATTATATTATTGCCAAAGCTGAGGCCAGCGCAAATCTAGCGCGTTATGATGGTATTCGTTATGGAAACTCAAATGTCAAATCACAAAATTTATCTGATGTATATTTTGAAACAAAAACAAATGGGTTTGGAGATGAAGTCAAAAGAAGTATTATGATGGGTACATACGCCTTGTCATCTGGTTATTATGACGCTTATTATTTAAAAGCGACAAAAATACGCACATTAATTAAACAAGAATATATTAAAGCATTTGAAAAATATGATGCGATTATTTGTCCTGTCTCGCCCATTTTGCCTTTTAAAATTGGAGAAAAAATAGAAAATCCATTGGCAATGTATTTGATCGATGCGTTTACTGTGCCTATAAATTTGGCTGGTGTTCCGTCTTTGACAGTACCATGTGGAAAAATAAAAATAAAAGAAAAAGCGAAAGAATATATTGTAAGTGATGGTGAAAGCTTACCCACTGCTTTTCAAATTATCGGAAAACATTTTGATGAAGAAACAATTTTAAGAATAGGAAATGCGTATGAAAAAACGCAAAATAAAATAAAATAA
- a CDS encoding transcription elongation factor GreA: MQKFISREKFEKLVEKLQFLKNIKRPQVAEKIASAKDLGDLSENAEYSEAKDDQVLLEREIAELEHMIQIVVIVEKSKNQNNISFGSIVEIKYNGQYKKYSIVGSAEADPSQNKISNESPLGSALMGHAVGDSIEVKTPKGLVEYTVLKIS, encoded by the coding sequence ATGCAGAAATTTATTTCAAGAGAAAAATTTGAAAAATTGGTTGAAAAACTTCAATTTTTAAAAAATATTAAACGTCCGCAAGTAGCTGAAAAAATTGCTAGTGCTAAAGACTTGGGAGATTTATCAGAAAATGCGGAATATAGCGAAGCGAAAGATGATCAAGTTTTATTAGAAAGAGAAATAGCTGAATTAGAACATATGATACAAATTGTGGTAATTGTTGAAAAATCAAAAAATCAAAATAATATTTCGTTTGGATCTATTGTTGAAATTAAATACAATGGACAATATAAAAAATATTCCATTGTCGGAAGCGCGGAAGCGGATCCTTCTCAAAATAAAATATCAAATGAATCTCCTTTAGGAAGTGCTTTAATGGGACATGCTGTGGGTGATTCAATAGAAGTTAAAACTCCAAAAGGATTGGTAGAATATACTGTTTTAAAAATTAGTTAG
- a CDS encoding rRNA pseudouridine synthase, with protein MILRKFIASSGFCSRRKAKELIKTGIVRVNGQKVESSQTIEQGDIVEIGNEKLELPKEKIYIKLNKPIGYVCTNRKFKKEKNIFELLPLEANRLIIVGRLDKNSRGLVILTNDGNWSEHLTHPRYEREKEYQVKIFNDQFSIFKPKEIIEKFKKGIDIGEGDGIVKAKEVIYLGDNKFKIILTEGKKRQIRRMFKNINFLVDDLVRVRISDWELGNLAEAKWKFFKLKK; from the coding sequence ATGATTTTGCGAAAATTTATTGCTTCTTCTGGTTTTTGTTCACGACGGAAAGCTAAAGAATTAATTAAAACTGGGATAGTTAGGGTAAATGGGCAGAAAGTTGAATCAAGTCAAACAATAGAGCAAGGCGATATAGTTGAAATAGGAAATGAAAAATTAGAACTACCAAAAGAAAAAATTTATATTAAATTAAATAAACCAATTGGCTATGTTTGCACTAATAGAAAATTTAAAAAAGAAAAAAATATTTTTGAATTGTTGCCATTAGAAGCAAATAGATTAATTATCGTTGGACGTTTAGATAAAAATAGTCGTGGTTTGGTAATTTTAACTAATGATGGTAATTGGTCTGAGCATTTAACTCATCCTAGATATGAGCGTGAAAAAGAATATCAGGTTAAAATTTTCAATGATCAATTTTCAATTTTTAAACCAAAAGAAATAATTGAAAAATTTAAAAAAGGTATTGATATCGGCGAAGGTGATGGAATTGTTAAAGCAAAAGAAGTTATATATTTAGGTGATAATAAATTTAAAATAATTTTAACTGAAGGTAAAAAACGACAGATTAGAAGGATGTTTAAGAATATTAATTTTTTGGTTGATGATTTAGTTCGAGTAAGGATTAGTGATTGGGAATTAGGAAATTTAGCAGAAGCAAAGTGGAAATTTTTTAAATTAAAAAAATAA
- a CDS encoding DNA methyltransferase encodes MANKNLTNAKKAKNDEFYTQFIDIQKEIGAYLEYNPDVFRGKVVYCNCDDPFESNFFRYFVLNFKKLGLKQLITTSYKPSPIANTQLGLFGDDKTLPKSKSRPKITANKFIINEVYDMDGDGEFNLKDVALQLKANKHNEWTPLEGNGDFRSEECIELLKQSDIVVTNPPFSLFREYVKQLFDYDKKFLIIGSMNAITYKEIFPLIKENKMWLGNGFHAGNAYFFTPFAKEYGEGVYMPETGLVKFRNVCWFTNLDHGRRHQPLPLMTMEENLKYSKHKEIKGKKAYDKYDNYDAIEVSFTDAIPSDYNGVMGVPISFLDKYNPDQFDIVKFRHGDDNKDLRLKNGTCPYFRVLIRHKKK; translated from the coding sequence ATGGCAAACAAAAATCTTACAAATGCAAAAAAGGCAAAAAATGATGAGTTTTATACTCAGTTTATTGATATTCAAAAAGAAATTGGAGCATATTTGGAATACAACCCTGATGTATTTCGTGGCAAGGTTGTGTATTGCAACTGCGATGATCCATTTGAGAGCAATTTTTTTCGTTATTTTGTGCTTAATTTCAAAAAACTTGGACTGAAACAACTTATTACTACTAGCTATAAACCTTCGCCAATAGCCAATACTCAACTGGGATTATTTGGTGATGATAAAACTCTCCCTAAATCAAAGAGTCGTCCTAAAATAACCGCCAATAAATTTATTATTAATGAAGTGTATGACATGGATGGTGACGGTGAATTTAATTTGAAGGATGTTGCCTTACAGTTAAAGGCAAATAAACATAATGAATGGACACCGCTTGAAGGCAACGGTGATTTCCGTAGCGAGGAATGTATAGAACTATTAAAACAATCTGATATTGTAGTGACAAATCCACCTTTCAGTTTGTTTCGAGAGTATGTTAAGCAACTTTTTGATTATGATAAAAAATTTCTTATTATTGGCAGTATGAATGCGATTACTTACAAAGAAATATTTCCATTGATAAAAGAAAACAAAATGTGGCTTGGTAATGGCTTTCACGCCGGTAATGCTTATTTTTTCACCCCTTTTGCCAAAGAATATGGAGAGGGGGTTTATATGCCCGAAACCGGTTTAGTAAAATTTAGGAATGTTTGTTGGTTTACCAATCTTGACCATGGGCGTCGTCACCAACCATTGCCACTTATGACAATGGAAGAAAATTTGAAATACAGCAAGCACAAAGAAATTAAAGGCAAAAAAGCGTATGATAAATATGACAATTACGATGCCATAGAAGTATCATTTACCGATGCCATCCCGAGCGATTATAATGGCGTAATGGGCGTGCCGATTAGTTTTTTGGATAAATATAATCCTGACCAGTTTGATATTGTAAAGTTTAGACACGGAGATGATAATAAAGATTTAAGATTGAAAAATGGAACTTGTCCGTATTTTAGAGTTTTAATTAGGCATAAGAAAAAATAA
- a CDS encoding DUF2130 domain-containing protein, which produces MKKVKVSIQDENTLILLEDGSKGDIIDLKSIHETDIDKTTITNVVNSIKHDAFNAELKKEKDTIERENNLRLELKEKEWADRAKENSSEKDKEIVALSSKLESVAEMTEANVKLEALQEKQRIEKEYQEKINEKDTEINNIKHEKELSEEKLKEQIKSTETALVSFKEMRSKMSTKMIGESLEVHCENEFNRIRHIAFPNASFGKDNTISESGSKGDYIYRELDEDGNEILSIMFEMKNEDGITATKKKNKDFFKELDKDRREKNCEYAVLVSLLEKDNEYYDDIIPVYEYELTYSIRPQHFITIIGFLRQANIKSQYLRREIHMLNNQNVDVSNFETNMNTFKEAFSRNYRLHSTQFSEAIKEIDKTIDHLNKVKENLLKSDNNLRLANNQATDLSIKRLTSNSPSVAKVFEEISKEQKK; this is translated from the coding sequence ATGAAAAAAGTTAAAGTATCAATTCAAGACGAAAACACCTTAATTTTATTAGAAGATGGCTCAAAGGGTGACATAATTGATTTAAAGTCTATTCATGAAACTGACATCGACAAAACAACAATCACGAATGTGGTTAATTCAATAAAACATGATGCATTTAATGCTGAATTGAAAAAAGAAAAGGATACTATTGAACGTGAAAATAACTTAAGGTTAGAACTTAAAGAAAAAGAGTGGGCAGATCGTGCGAAAGAAAACTCGTCTGAAAAAGATAAGGAAATTGTTGCACTTAGTTCAAAGTTAGAAAGTGTTGCAGAAATGACAGAAGCAAATGTGAAGTTAGAAGCTCTTCAAGAAAAACAGAGAATAGAGAAAGAATATCAAGAAAAGATAAACGAAAAAGACACTGAAATAAATAATATCAAGCATGAGAAAGAACTAAGTGAAGAAAAACTTAAAGAACAGATTAAATCTACTGAAACTGCTCTTGTATCATTCAAAGAAATGCGTTCAAAAATGAGCACCAAAATGATTGGTGAATCACTTGAAGTGCATTGTGAAAATGAATTTAATCGTATTCGTCATATCGCATTTCCTAATGCAAGTTTTGGTAAAGATAATACAATCTCAGAATCAGGCTCAAAAGGAGATTATATCTATAGAGAATTAGATGAAGATGGTAACGAAATTCTGTCCATTATGTTCGAGATGAAAAATGAAGATGGTATCACTGCCACTAAAAAAAAGAACAAGGATTTCTTTAAGGAATTAGACAAGGATCGAAGAGAGAAAAATTGCGAATATGCTGTTTTGGTAAGTCTTCTTGAAAAAGATAATGAATATTATGATGACATTATTCCTGTTTATGAATATGAACTTACGTATTCCATACGCCCTCAACATTTTATTACTATCATTGGATTCTTACGCCAAGCAAACATCAAGTCACAATACCTCCGACGTGAAATCCATATGCTTAATAATCAAAATGTTGATGTATCAAATTTTGAAACTAACATGAATACATTTAAAGAAGCATTTTCAAGAAACTATAGATTGCACTCGACGCAATTTTCAGAAGCTATAAAAGAGATAGATAAAACCATTGATCACTTAAATAAAGTGAAGGAAAATTTATTGAAATCTGATAATAATTTACGATTAGCAAATAACCAAGCTACTGACCTGTCGATAAAGAGGCTTACTTCCAATAGTCCAAGTGTCGCCAAAGTATTTGAAGAAATTAGTAAAGAACAAAAAAAATAA
- a CDS encoding HNH endonuclease, whose product MKTILKTNITIKDICEGFVYNELEGKGLFGLSGKLTIQPEYQRNYIYASDGGKREVAVIESLLKDYPIGLIYFNKVSENNLEVLDGQQRITSVGRFVTDKFAIKDENGLQYFGGMAEDKKEKILETKLLIYECEGTESQIKEWFKTINIAGVPLVPQELLNAIYSGPFVTLGKEEFSNSQNANIQKWNAYIKGSANRQAFFERAIDWASKGNIDDYMSIHRNDKNINELKKYFNSVIDWISSVFTDVESEMSGLEWGRLYEQYHKKAYDLKKVSAEVRKLYGDPYIKNRRGISEFILGGSVDTKLLEVRIFDEVIKKSVYKKQTIEAEKKKISNCPLCAIGHDANKSKIWSFGEMDADHVAAWSKGGATATKNCQMLYKTHNRAKGNR is encoded by the coding sequence ATGAAAACAATTTTAAAAACCAACATTACTATCAAAGATATTTGCGAAGGGTTTGTTTATAACGAACTTGAAGGCAAGGGTTTGTTTGGTTTGTCTGGCAAATTGACTATTCAACCGGAGTATCAGCGTAACTATATCTATGCCTCCGATGGCGGAAAAAGAGAGGTTGCTGTTATCGAATCACTACTCAAAGATTACCCGATTGGCTTAATCTATTTTAATAAAGTATCAGAAAATAATTTGGAAGTTTTAGACGGGCAACAGCGCATCACGAGTGTTGGACGTTTTGTGACTGATAAATTTGCTATCAAAGATGAAAACGGATTACAATATTTTGGTGGTATGGCAGAAGACAAAAAAGAAAAGATACTGGAAACAAAACTACTAATTTATGAATGCGAAGGGACAGAAAGCCAGATAAAAGAGTGGTTTAAGACGATCAACATTGCAGGAGTTCCGCTCGTCCCTCAAGAATTATTAAACGCGATCTATTCCGGACCATTCGTTACGCTAGGTAAAGAAGAGTTCAGCAACAGCCAAAATGCCAATATTCAAAAATGGAACGCATACATAAAAGGTAGCGCAAACCGACAGGCATTTTTTGAGAGAGCTATAGACTGGGCAAGCAAAGGAAACATTGATGATTACATGAGTATTCATCGCAACGACAAAAATATCAATGAGTTAAAAAAATATTTCAACAGTGTGATCGATTGGATCTCTAGTGTATTTACCGATGTAGAAAGCGAGATGTCCGGACTTGAGTGGGGACGACTGTATGAGCAGTATCATAAAAAAGCCTATGACCTCAAGAAAGTGTCAGCCGAAGTGCGTAAGCTCTATGGCGATCCGTATATCAAAAACCGCAGGGGTATTTCTGAGTTTATTTTAGGTGGTTCTGTTGATACGAAATTGCTTGAAGTCCGAATTTTTGATGAAGTAATAAAAAAATCAGTTTACAAAAAACAAACGATTGAAGCTGAAAAGAAAAAAATATCAAATTGCCCGCTTTGTGCCATTGGGCATGATGCTAACAAGAGTAAAATTTGGAGTTTTGGCGAAATGGATGCCGACCATGTAGCGGCTTGGAGTAAAGGTGGCGCGACTGCGACCAAAAACTGTCAAATGCTTTACAAGACACATAATCGAGCAAAAGGGAATCGGTAA